The Gordonia iterans DNA window GGTGATCCGCACCCGCAACGACAGCCGTGGCCGACGGGTGCCCGTGCGGGTCCGGGAATCAGCCACGAGGAACCAGACGGTAGCCGGCCCCGCGGACCGTCTGAATCGTGTCCAGCCCGAACGGACGGTCCAGCTTCGCGCGCAGGTGCGCAACGTAGACCTCGACGATGTTGGCGTCCCCGTCGAAATCGTCGTCCCACACGGAGGCCAGGATCTCGGCCTTGCTGCGCACCGCGCCCGCCTCGCGGGCGAGGTAGAGCAGCACCGCGAACTCCCGCGCGGTCAACGTGATCGGCGTGCTGCCGCGGCGCACCTCACGGGTCGCCGGGTCGACGACGAGGTCGCCCACCTCGAGCACGGTCGGCCGCTCCGGTCGGCCCCGGCGAACGAGCGCCCGCAGGCGAGCCATGAGCACCACGTGCTCG harbors:
- a CDS encoding response regulator transcription factor; translated protein: MRILVVDDEIHFADGLRRGLEAEGFSVDLAHNGVDGLWRAREVRYDAIVLDVMMPGLDGYTVCRTLREEENWTPILMLTAKDGPWDQVDGLDLGADDYVVKPTEHVVLMARLRALVRRGRPERPTVLEVGDLVVDPATREVRRGSTPITLTAREFAVLLYLAREAGAVRSKAEILASVWDDDFDGDANIVEVYVAHLRAKLDRPFGLDTIQTVRGAGYRLVPRG